One Pantoea trifolii DNA segment encodes these proteins:
- the sfsA gene encoding DNA/RNA nuclease SfsA, with translation MEFDPPLKPARLIARYKRFLADVVTPEGETLTIHCANTGAMTGCATPGDTVWYSTSNSATRKYPHSWELTETQQGHWICVNTLRANQLVREALTLDTIPELSAYSRCQPEVKYGTEKSRIDFLLQADGRSNCYIEVKSVTLLQAGKGYFPDAVTARGQKHLRELSSIVAEGHRAVLLFAVLHTGIEDVSPARHIDVHYAELLEQAQRCGVEVLAYQAQISPLKILLTHPINVAL, from the coding sequence ATGGAGTTCGATCCGCCACTCAAACCCGCCCGCTTGATCGCCCGTTACAAACGCTTTTTAGCCGATGTGGTTACGCCAGAAGGTGAAACGCTGACCATTCACTGCGCCAATACCGGCGCGATGACCGGCTGCGCCACGCCGGGCGATACCGTGTGGTATTCAACCTCCAACAGTGCCACGCGAAAATATCCGCACAGTTGGGAGCTCACCGAGACCCAGCAAGGCCACTGGATCTGCGTCAATACGCTGCGCGCTAATCAGCTGGTGCGCGAAGCGCTGACGCTCGATACCATTCCGGAATTATCCGCTTACAGCCGCTGCCAGCCTGAAGTGAAATACGGCACGGAAAAAAGCCGAATTGATTTCCTGCTGCAAGCGGATGGCCGATCGAACTGCTATATTGAAGTCAAGTCCGTCACCCTTTTACAAGCAGGTAAAGGCTATTTTCCGGATGCGGTGACGGCTCGTGGACAGAAACATCTGCGCGAATTGAGCTCTATCGTGGCAGAAGGTCATCGAGCCGTTTTGTTGTTCGCAGTTTTGCATACGGGGATTGAGGACGTTTCCCCGGCACGCCATATCGACGTGCACTACGCAGAACTACTGGAACAGGCGCAGCGTTGTGGTGTGGAAGTTTTGGCGTATCAAGCTCAAATTTCACCGTTAAAGATATTACTGACGCATCCGATTAACGTAGCGTTGTAA
- the thpR gene encoding RNA 2',3'-cyclic phosphodiesterase, which yields MATQRLFFALELPAPLQQQLVQWRADNFAAEAGKPVAAANLHLTLAFLGEVSDETSRKLQLLASRIEQPGFPLDLDDAGRWPRPGVVWLGCQRAPRGLLQLASLLCAQAARHGCAQSPQPFHPHVTLLRHAAPQIALPPRGFHWRADIRHFALFASNVTRGRTRYQALARWPLLSSPGE from the coding sequence CTGGCAACGCAACGTCTGTTTTTTGCTCTTGAACTGCCCGCTCCGCTCCAGCAACAGCTGGTACAGTGGCGCGCGGATAATTTTGCTGCCGAAGCCGGGAAACCGGTGGCGGCGGCCAACCTGCACCTGACGCTGGCGTTTCTCGGCGAGGTCAGCGATGAGACCTCACGTAAGCTGCAGCTGCTGGCCTCACGCATCGAACAGCCGGGTTTTCCCCTCGATTTGGATGATGCCGGCCGCTGGCCGCGTCCCGGCGTGGTATGGCTCGGCTGCCAGCGTGCGCCGCGCGGATTACTGCAGCTCGCCAGCCTGCTGTGTGCGCAAGCGGCGCGTCATGGCTGTGCGCAGAGCCCGCAGCCGTTTCATCCGCACGTCACGCTGTTGCGCCACGCAGCACCGCAGATCGCGCTACCGCCGCGCGGCTTTCACTGGCGCGCCGATATCCGCCATTTTGCGCTGTTCGCTTCGAACGTCACGCGTGGCCGCACGCGTTATCAGGCGCTGGCCCGCTGGCCGCTACTATCATCCCCAGGAGAGTAA
- the hrpB gene encoding ATP-dependent helicase HrpB has translation MRAILAQAFWELSLSELPVIEVLPALLAALAQSPQVLLAAPTGAGKSTWLPLQLLKHAQLSGRIIMLEPRRLAARNVAQRLAELLGEQPGGTVGYRMRGENCCGANTRLEVVTEGILTRMLQRDPMLEGVSLVILDEFHERSLQADLALALLLDVQQGLRDDLKILLMSATLDNQRLRQLLPDAPFIVSEGRSFPVTRRYASLNNQQRFEEAVAREVAQLLRDESGSLLLFLPGVAEIERVKRELEARVGDEVDLSPLYGALSLEVQRRAILPSPAGRRKVVLATNIAETSLTIEGIRLVVDSALERSAQFDVRSGVTRLQTQRISQASMTQRAGRAGRLEPGICLHLLPQEQALRAAAQSEPEILQSDLTSLQIDLLQWGCQDATQLTWLDAPPPRNLRAACERLTQLGALENHQLNARGRKMAALGSDPRLSAILVAAGQNNDAIASAALLVAILEDPPRSGSVDLRDALNHPQSHWQRRARQWQKRLNVSGGSINPDLFPQLLAAGFADRLAQRRGDSARYQLANGIGAMLNEQDGLSRYEWLIAPTLLQGASAADARMLLALPVDIDALRRASPTLVEQRTDVEWDEEKGTMRAWKRELIGALVLKAQPQARPEAEILHPAMLRWIREKGLSVLGWKEDAEQLRLRVHCAMQWLPEEAWPPLDDESLLETLESWLLPEMSTVRDLKGLQSINLVSALLHLLTWSQRQRLDTVLPTHYTVPTGSRLPIRYDAEKPPALAVRIQEMFGEAQNPAVADGRVPLVLELLSPAHRPLQITRDLAAFWRGAYPEVQKEMKGRYPKHQWPDDPANALPTRRTKKFSS, from the coding sequence ATGCGCGCCATCTTAGCACAGGCATTTTGGGAGTTGAGTTTGAGTGAGTTACCGGTAATCGAGGTGCTGCCTGCGTTGCTGGCCGCGCTGGCGCAGTCGCCGCAGGTGTTGTTGGCGGCGCCGACCGGCGCAGGTAAATCCACCTGGCTGCCGTTACAGCTGCTAAAACACGCCCAATTGTCCGGCCGCATCATCATGCTGGAGCCGCGTCGGCTGGCGGCACGCAACGTGGCGCAGCGTCTGGCGGAACTGCTTGGCGAGCAGCCGGGCGGCACCGTTGGCTATCGCATGCGCGGTGAAAACTGCTGCGGTGCCAACACGCGCCTCGAAGTGGTCACCGAAGGCATTTTGACGCGCATGTTGCAGCGCGATCCAATGCTGGAAGGCGTCTCGCTGGTGATCCTCGATGAATTCCACGAACGCAGCCTGCAGGCCGATCTTGCGCTGGCGCTGCTGCTCGATGTGCAGCAAGGATTGCGCGACGATCTAAAAATCCTGCTGATGTCGGCCACGCTCGACAACCAGCGTTTGCGTCAGCTGCTGCCAGATGCGCCTTTTATCGTCTCAGAAGGACGCAGCTTCCCTGTCACGCGCCGCTATGCTTCGCTCAACAACCAGCAACGTTTTGAGGAAGCGGTAGCACGCGAGGTGGCACAACTGCTGCGCGACGAGTCAGGATCGCTGCTGCTGTTCCTGCCGGGCGTAGCAGAAATCGAAAGAGTGAAGCGCGAGCTGGAAGCGCGGGTCGGTGACGAGGTGGATCTCTCTCCTTTATATGGCGCGCTGTCGCTGGAAGTGCAACGCCGTGCCATCCTGCCGTCTCCGGCGGGGCGCCGCAAAGTGGTGCTGGCGACCAACATCGCCGAAACCAGTTTGACCATCGAAGGTATCCGATTAGTGGTCGATAGTGCGCTGGAGCGCTCGGCGCAGTTTGACGTGCGCAGCGGCGTGACGCGGCTGCAAACGCAGCGCATCAGCCAGGCATCAATGACGCAGCGTGCCGGACGTGCCGGGCGATTAGAACCGGGCATCTGCCTGCATTTGCTGCCGCAAGAGCAGGCGCTGCGCGCAGCAGCGCAGAGCGAACCGGAAATTCTCCAGAGCGATTTGACCTCGCTGCAGATCGATCTGCTGCAATGGGGTTGTCAGGATGCGACGCAGCTGACCTGGCTTGATGCGCCGCCGCCGCGCAACTTGCGTGCGGCGTGCGAGCGGTTAACGCAGCTCGGCGCGCTGGAGAATCACCAACTTAACGCACGCGGTCGCAAGATGGCGGCGCTGGGCAGCGATCCGCGCCTGAGCGCGATTCTGGTGGCCGCCGGGCAAAACAACGATGCCATCGCCAGCGCCGCGCTGTTGGTGGCGATTCTGGAAGATCCTCCACGCAGTGGCAGCGTTGATTTGCGTGATGCGCTTAATCATCCGCAGTCGCACTGGCAGCGCCGTGCGCGTCAGTGGCAGAAACGCCTCAACGTCAGTGGCGGCAGCATTAATCCCGACTTGTTCCCGCAGCTGCTGGCCGCCGGTTTTGCCGATCGTCTGGCGCAGCGTCGTGGCGACAGTGCGCGTTATCAGCTGGCGAATGGCATTGGCGCGATGCTCAACGAACAAGATGGTTTGAGCCGCTATGAGTGGCTGATTGCGCCGACGCTGTTGCAGGGCGCCAGCGCCGCTGATGCGCGCATGTTGCTGGCGCTGCCGGTGGATATCGACGCGTTACGCCGAGCGTCTCCAACCTTAGTTGAGCAGCGCACCGACGTGGAGTGGGACGAGGAGAAAGGCACCATGCGCGCGTGGAAGCGCGAACTCATTGGTGCGCTGGTCCTGAAAGCACAGCCGCAGGCGCGTCCGGAAGCGGAAATATTGCATCCGGCGATGCTGCGCTGGATTCGTGAAAAAGGATTATCGGTGCTGGGCTGGAAAGAAGACGCTGAGCAGCTACGCTTGCGGGTGCATTGTGCCATGCAGTGGTTGCCGGAAGAGGCGTGGCCGCCGCTGGACGATGAGAGCCTGCTCGAAACGCTCGAAAGCTGGCTGCTGCCGGAGATGAGCACGGTGCGCGATCTGAAAGGATTGCAGAGCATCAATCTTGTCAGCGCATTATTACATTTGCTGACATGGTCACAACGTCAGCGGCTGGATACTGTGCTGCCAACTCATTACACTGTGCCGACCGGAAGCCGCCTGCCGATCCGCTACGATGCCGAGAAGCCACCCGCGCTGGCGGTGCGGATTCAGGAGATGTTTGGCGAAGCACAGAATCCGGCGGTGGCCGATGGCCGCGTACCGCTGGTGTTAGAGCTGCTCTCGCCCGCGCACCGTCCGTTGCAGATCACCCGCGACCTCGCGGCGTTCTGGCGCGGTGCCTATCCCGAAGTGCAGAAAGAGATGAAAGGGCGCTATCCAAAGCATCAGTGGCCGGACGATCCGGCCAACGCCTTACCCACAAGGCGGACCAAGAAATTTTCATCGTGA
- the mrcB gene encoding bifunctional glycosyl transferase/transpeptidase, producing the protein MSGNDREPIGRKGKAPKPPRSTARRGRRRELDDDIDQDDFDEEDEESGPVPPKSKKRPPRGKRRWLGWLIKLFLVFVVVMAAWGVYLDSEIRSRIDGKVWQLPAAVYGRMVNLEPGMSYDKKEMIALLEGTQYREVSRITRPGEFSVKGNTIDLLRRPFDFPDSKEGQINARLTFSNDELSEIKNLDTGRDFGFFRLDPRLITMLQSPNGEQRLFVPRAGFPDLLVSTLIATEDRHFYEHDGISPYSIGRAFLANITAGKAVQGGSTLTQQLVKNLFLTNERSLWRKAREAYMAVIMDARYSKDRILELYLNEVYLGQTGNDQIRGFPLASLYYFGRPVDELSLDQQAMLVGMVKGASLYNPWRNPKLALERRNLVLRLLQQQNVIDQELYDMLSARPLGVQPKGGVITPQPAFMQMVRNELQAKLGDKMKDLSGVKIFTTLDAISQDAAEKAVVEGIPTLKKQRGLKDLETAMVVVDRFSGEVRAMVGGADPQFAGYNRALQARRSIGSLAKPATYLTALSQPNSYRLNSWIADEPIALKQPNGTIWKPMNDDRRFSGKVMLVDALTNSMNVPTVNLGMTLGLDAVVDTWNKLGVPKDQLHPVPSMLLGALNLTPIEVAQAFQSIASGGNRAELSAVRSVIAEDGTVLYQSYPQAQRVEPAQAAYLTLYTMQQVADHGTARALGARYPKAHLAGKTGTTNDLIDSWFAGVDGKEVAITWVGRDNNQTSKLYGASGAMQLYRRYLDNQAPMPLVLTPPEDITQMNVDSAGNFVCGSGSSTWRSLPVWSLDPNALCQQQQQQVQQQQQQLQQQQEQQQQQQQQPQNEQKDSDGVAGWIKDMFGSK; encoded by the coding sequence ATGTCTGGGAACGATCGCGAACCTATTGGGCGCAAAGGAAAAGCGCCAAAGCCGCCGCGCAGCACTGCGCGTCGGGGTCGCCGCAGGGAACTTGATGATGATATCGATCAGGACGATTTTGATGAAGAAGATGAGGAGAGTGGACCGGTGCCACCAAAAAGTAAAAAACGTCCGCCACGCGGCAAACGTCGCTGGTTAGGCTGGTTGATTAAACTCTTCCTGGTCTTTGTGGTAGTGATGGCCGCCTGGGGCGTCTATCTCGACTCGGAAATCCGCAGCCGCATCGACGGTAAAGTGTGGCAACTGCCGGCCGCCGTTTATGGCCGCATGGTTAACCTCGAACCGGGCATGTCGTACGACAAAAAAGAGATGATTGCGCTGCTGGAAGGCACGCAGTATCGCGAAGTGTCGCGCATCACCCGTCCGGGCGAGTTTAGCGTCAAAGGCAACACCATTGACCTGCTGCGTCGTCCGTTTGATTTCCCGGACAGCAAAGAAGGGCAGATCAACGCGCGTCTGACGTTTAGCAACGATGAGCTGAGCGAGATTAAAAACCTCGATACCGGCCGTGATTTTGGCTTTTTCCGCCTCGATCCGCGCCTGATCACCATGTTGCAGTCGCCGAACGGTGAACAGCGTCTGTTCGTGCCGCGCGCCGGTTTCCCGGATCTGCTGGTTAGCACCTTGATCGCCACCGAAGACCGTCACTTCTACGAACACGACGGCATTAGCCCGTATTCGATTGGTCGAGCGTTCCTCGCCAACATCACCGCCGGTAAAGCGGTGCAGGGCGGCAGTACGCTGACGCAGCAGCTGGTGAAAAACCTGTTCCTCACCAACGAGCGTTCGCTGTGGCGTAAAGCGCGTGAAGCCTATATGGCGGTGATCATGGATGCGCGCTACAGCAAAGATCGCATCCTCGAGCTGTATCTCAATGAGGTGTATCTCGGCCAGACCGGTAACGATCAGATCCGCGGCTTCCCGCTGGCGAGTCTGTATTACTTTGGTCGTCCGGTGGATGAGCTGAGCCTCGATCAGCAGGCGATGCTGGTTGGCATGGTGAAAGGCGCGTCGCTGTACAATCCGTGGCGTAATCCGAAACTGGCGCTGGAGCGACGTAACCTGGTGCTGCGTTTGTTGCAGCAGCAGAACGTCATCGATCAGGAACTGTATGACATGTTGTCGGCGCGTCCGCTGGGCGTGCAGCCTAAAGGCGGCGTGATCACGCCACAGCCGGCGTTTATGCAGATGGTGCGTAACGAGCTGCAGGCTAAGCTCGGCGACAAAATGAAAGATCTCTCTGGCGTGAAGATTTTCACCACGCTGGATGCGATCTCGCAGGATGCCGCTGAGAAAGCGGTAGTTGAAGGCATTCCTACGCTGAAAAAACAGCGGGGACTGAAAGATCTGGAAACCGCGATGGTGGTGGTTGACCGCTTCAGTGGTGAAGTGCGCGCCATGGTCGGCGGTGCCGATCCGCAGTTTGCTGGTTATAACCGTGCGCTGCAGGCGCGTCGTTCGATTGGCTCGCTGGCAAAACCGGCGACCTATCTCACCGCGCTGAGTCAGCCGAACAGCTATCGCCTCAACAGCTGGATCGCCGATGAGCCGATTGCGCTGAAACAGCCGAATGGCACCATCTGGAAACCGATGAATGACGATCGTCGTTTCAGCGGCAAAGTGATGCTGGTGGATGCGTTGACCAACTCGATGAACGTGCCAACCGTCAACCTCGGTATGACGCTGGGACTGGATGCGGTGGTCGATACCTGGAACAAACTCGGCGTGCCGAAAGATCAGCTGCATCCGGTACCATCCATGCTGCTGGGTGCACTGAACCTAACGCCGATTGAGGTGGCGCAGGCGTTCCAGTCGATTGCCAGCGGCGGTAACCGCGCTGAGCTGTCGGCGGTGCGTTCAGTGATTGCCGAGGATGGCACGGTGCTGTATCAGAGCTATCCGCAGGCGCAGCGCGTCGAACCAGCGCAGGCCGCGTATCTCACGCTCTACACCATGCAGCAGGTCGCCGATCACGGTACCGCGCGTGCGCTGGGTGCGCGATATCCGAAAGCGCATCTGGCGGGCAAAACCGGTACCACCAATGACCTGATCGACAGCTGGTTCGCCGGTGTCGATGGCAAAGAAGTGGCGATTACCTGGGTTGGTCGTGATAACAACCAAACCTCGAAACTGTACGGTGCCAGCGGTGCGATGCAGCTTTATCGTCGTTATCTCGACAACCAGGCGCCGATGCCGCTGGTGCTGACGCCGCCGGAAGATATCACGCAGATGAACGTCGATTCTGCCGGTAACTTCGTTTGCGGTAGCGGCAGCAGCACATGGCGTTCGCTGCCGGTGTGGTCGCTGGATCCGAATGCGCTGTGTCAGCAGCAGCAACAGCAGGTTCAGCAGCAACAGCAGCAGTTGCAGCAGCAACAAGAGCAACAGCAGCAACAGCAGCAACAGCCACAGAATGAGCAGAAAGATTCTGACGGCGTCGCGGGTTGGATTAAGGATATGTTCGGCAGCAAATAA
- a CDS encoding bifunctional cytidylyltransferase/SDR family oxidoreductase, with protein MKNVAIILSGGTGTRFGSDKPKQFAKLAGRAVIEYTIERFETSVDIDEIIIVSQNEYIDFMWELVAKNQWHKVSKVVNGGKERFDSTYSALKTLIDYDGQCKILLHDAVRPLISDAIIRKCVDALESFDAVDVVIPSADTLVEVHDDGCIAHIPHRASMRRGQTPQAFRLEKIRQAYEKAAAIGKFTFTCDCGVLRNMLPETRVITVEGDENNIKITHPLDLYIAEKLLQEKSSHSLNTASLDFLRDKHMVIFGGGSGIGLEMMKVATLCGAKVHIASRSHNDIDITQLDSIKNYLNNIIAEHGNIDYIVNTAGVLIKKPLSTLTQHEVMALININYLGAVNVAIAAKERLTSNSGMLLNFTSSSYTRGRAFYALYSSAKAAVVNLTQALAEEWIEDKVKVNCINPERTATPMRTVNFGEEPADSLLHARDVAVKSLEVLVTQSTGMVIDIRKSNCKNQPR; from the coding sequence ATGAAAAATGTAGCCATAATACTTTCTGGCGGTACAGGCACCCGCTTTGGCAGCGACAAGCCGAAACAATTTGCTAAGTTGGCGGGTCGTGCGGTGATTGAATATACCATCGAGCGTTTTGAAACGTCGGTCGACATTGATGAGATTATTATTGTCTCGCAAAATGAGTACATCGATTTTATGTGGGAACTGGTGGCTAAAAATCAGTGGCATAAAGTGAGTAAAGTGGTGAACGGCGGTAAAGAACGTTTTGACTCGACATATTCCGCACTGAAAACCCTTATCGACTATGACGGTCAATGCAAAATCTTACTGCATGATGCCGTGCGGCCATTAATTAGCGACGCAATCATTCGCAAATGCGTAGATGCCCTGGAATCCTTTGACGCCGTAGATGTGGTGATCCCCTCAGCAGATACCTTAGTAGAAGTACACGATGATGGCTGCATTGCCCATATTCCTCATCGTGCCAGCATGCGTCGTGGCCAGACACCTCAAGCATTTCGTCTGGAGAAAATTCGCCAGGCTTATGAGAAAGCGGCGGCCATAGGTAAGTTTACGTTTACCTGCGACTGCGGCGTGCTGCGTAATATGCTGCCTGAAACGCGTGTTATTACCGTTGAGGGAGATGAAAACAATATCAAAATCACCCATCCACTTGACCTCTATATCGCAGAGAAATTGCTGCAGGAGAAAAGCTCACATTCATTGAATACTGCCAGTCTCGATTTCCTGCGCGATAAGCATATGGTTATTTTTGGTGGCGGTAGTGGAATTGGTCTGGAGATGATGAAAGTTGCCACGCTATGCGGGGCCAAAGTGCATATTGCCAGCCGTTCACATAATGATATCGATATCACTCAGCTCGACAGCATTAAAAACTATTTAAATAACATCATTGCCGAGCATGGCAATATTGATTATATCGTCAACACTGCAGGTGTATTAATTAAGAAACCGCTCTCCACGCTGACTCAGCATGAAGTTATGGCGCTGATTAACATTAATTATCTCGGGGCCGTAAACGTGGCGATTGCGGCAAAAGAGCGCTTAACCAGTAATTCCGGCATGTTATTGAATTTTACATCCAGTTCCTATACGCGCGGACGGGCCTTTTATGCCCTTTACTCCTCTGCAAAAGCTGCGGTAGTCAATTTGACTCAGGCGCTGGCGGAAGAGTGGATTGAGGATAAGGTCAAAGTGAACTGCATTAATCCTGAGCGTACCGCAACGCCGATGAGAACCGTTAATTTTGGCGAGGAACCGGCAGACTCACTGTTACATGCGCGAGACGTTGCAGTAAAAAGCCTGGAAGTTCTGGTGACGCAAAGCACTGGTATGGTTATTGATATTCGTAAAAGTAACTGCAAGAACCAGCCCCGCTGA
- a CDS encoding glycosyltransferase family 25 protein yields the protein MAAINWNIVDRVIFINLKKRKDRLTRITKQLKKLGLTAEKIVRLNAIKHEKGYIGCTQSHIAALEMARDNGWERVLILEDDFSFDENQANYDNLNRYFAALPQINWQVAFLAANYRRVTPLKSVDYIVRANFAWCACAYIVNLRYYATLIENYRAALQAQLQGGAQAQYALDVHWNSLMQQDLWLGVFPNAGAQRLDKSDIENRTVDYRALFRKPLSQIVAPAKFTPSTTGPIKVDFYFQWPPGWTNFESVIEAMQANPVFDCRIVVVPYLNWKASDVNGDIQREILRERGLDYIGFEDYQLEARQPDVVFLQNPYDEARPEAFRSDYLHERGVKIAYIPYALDTGIGAESMVYQYNLLCQNLATWVFARSEKHKAEFALQCQAGNRHVHVTGHPKFDHYQRRFPLSDKPQPRTVTTFLWTPHFVLPGDQKMYTTFNLYGSAILKLIERQNIHLIIRPHPLLSQWINEANSSARSLYQQLLSTAQQHANLEWDHGHDYTHTFARSDALIADAGSFLLEYLPSKKPILYLTHETCHGLNRTADFIYDAYDVAWCEEDIFTFVDNIVAGRDAMKMRREQVLQEELQIEKKTAGEKIAEIICSSLRPQAAE from the coding sequence ATGGCCGCTATAAACTGGAACATTGTTGATCGCGTTATCTTCATCAATTTGAAGAAACGCAAAGACCGATTAACCCGCATCACTAAACAGCTTAAAAAGTTAGGTCTAACCGCTGAAAAAATCGTTCGTCTGAATGCGATCAAGCATGAAAAGGGCTACATCGGCTGCACGCAATCGCATATTGCCGCGCTGGAGATGGCACGCGATAACGGCTGGGAGCGGGTGCTGATTCTGGAAGATGACTTCAGCTTTGATGAAAACCAGGCGAATTATGACAATCTCAACCGCTACTTTGCCGCCCTGCCGCAAATCAACTGGCAAGTGGCTTTTCTGGCGGCCAATTATCGCCGCGTCACGCCGTTGAAAAGCGTGGACTATATCGTGCGCGCTAACTTCGCGTGGTGCGCCTGCGCGTATATCGTCAATCTCCGCTATTACGCCACGCTGATTGAAAACTATCGCGCAGCGCTGCAGGCACAATTGCAAGGTGGCGCGCAGGCGCAATATGCCCTTGATGTGCACTGGAATAGCCTGATGCAGCAGGATCTGTGGCTGGGCGTGTTCCCCAACGCCGGCGCACAACGGCTCGACAAAAGCGATATCGAAAATAGAACGGTAGATTACCGCGCACTCTTCAGAAAGCCGTTGAGTCAAATTGTTGCGCCCGCCAAATTCACGCCCTCCACTACCGGTCCAATTAAGGTCGATTTTTACTTCCAGTGGCCGCCGGGTTGGACAAATTTTGAATCGGTAATTGAGGCGATGCAGGCCAATCCCGTCTTCGATTGCCGCATCGTGGTGGTGCCTTACCTGAACTGGAAGGCCAGCGATGTTAATGGCGATATTCAGCGTGAAATTCTGCGTGAAAGAGGGCTCGACTATATCGGGTTTGAAGATTATCAGTTGGAGGCGCGTCAGCCGGATGTGGTGTTCCTGCAAAACCCTTACGACGAAGCGCGACCCGAAGCCTTCCGCAGCGACTACTTGCATGAGCGCGGCGTGAAGATCGCTTATATCCCTTACGCGCTCGACACCGGAATTGGCGCTGAAAGTATGGTGTATCAGTATAATTTGCTCTGTCAGAATCTGGCGACGTGGGTATTTGCCCGTTCAGAAAAACATAAAGCTGAGTTTGCACTGCAATGTCAGGCAGGAAATCGCCATGTACACGTTACCGGCCATCCTAAATTTGACCACTATCAGCGTCGTTTCCCTCTTTCAGATAAGCCGCAGCCACGCACAGTAACCACTTTCCTGTGGACACCGCATTTCGTGCTGCCGGGCGATCAGAAGATGTACACCACTTTCAACCTTTACGGCAGCGCGATCCTGAAGCTGATTGAGCGTCAGAATATTCATCTGATCATTCGCCCTCATCCGCTGCTAAGCCAGTGGATAAATGAAGCCAACTCATCGGCACGTAGCCTTTATCAGCAATTACTTAGCACGGCGCAGCAGCACGCCAATCTGGAGTGGGATCACGGGCATGATTACACCCATACTTTTGCGCGTTCCGATGCACTCATCGCAGACGCCGGCTCTTTCCTGCTGGAATATCTGCCGTCGAAAAAACCCATCCTCTATCTCACCCACGAAACCTGCCACGGTTTAAACCGCACTGCAGATTTCATTTATGACGCCTACGACGTTGCCTGGTGCGAAGAGGATATTTTCACCTTTGTTGACAACATTGTCGCGGGGCGCGATGCAATGAAAATGCGCCGGGAACAGGTGCTGCAAGAGGAACTGCAGATAGAAAAGAAAACGGCGGGCGAGAAGATCGCTGAAATTATTTGTTCATCACTCAGACCGCAAGCGGCGGAATAA